In Brevibacillus brevis, a genomic segment contains:
- a CDS encoding ABC transporter ATP-binding protein produces MLLEIKELTVEFSSMQDKVRALQNVSISIDQGEIVGIVGESGSGKSVTALTILGLLEKNATIPAGSITYKGKNILALDKKELQALRGKEIGMVFQEPMTALHPTMRIGDQLAEVIHRHRKISYREAYQQAVVSLAEVQINEPELVARKFPFELSGGMRQRVVIALAMSAPPDLLIADEPTTALDVTIQHEILKLMQELAGKRGTSIMLITHDLGVVSQVCQRVVVMYAGEVVETGTTEEVLRQPKHPYTKALIGALPDLAQPDQPLSAIPGESPDLRNRPLGCVFASRCAHALPICIEEPPVLEPAFIEATTHHVACWRRDTE; encoded by the coding sequence ATGCTGCTGGAAATCAAGGAACTTACCGTGGAGTTTTCCTCCATGCAAGACAAAGTCAGGGCTTTGCAAAACGTATCGATCTCCATTGACCAGGGAGAGATTGTCGGCATTGTCGGCGAGTCCGGCTCCGGCAAATCCGTGACAGCCCTGACTATTTTGGGACTGCTGGAAAAGAACGCGACGATCCCCGCCGGTTCCATCACCTACAAGGGCAAGAACATCCTCGCCCTCGACAAGAAAGAATTGCAGGCCTTGCGCGGGAAAGAAATCGGAATGGTGTTTCAGGAGCCGATGACCGCCCTCCATCCCACCATGCGCATCGGCGACCAGCTCGCGGAGGTCATCCATCGCCACCGCAAGATCTCATACCGGGAAGCGTATCAGCAGGCCGTCGTCAGTCTGGCGGAGGTGCAGATCAACGAGCCGGAGCTCGTCGCCCGCAAATTCCCGTTCGAGCTTAGCGGAGGGATGCGGCAGCGGGTGGTTATCGCCCTCGCGATGTCCGCGCCTCCCGACCTGTTGATCGCGGACGAGCCGACGACCGCTTTGGATGTGACTATCCAGCACGAAATCCTGAAGCTCATGCAGGAGCTCGCGGGCAAGCGCGGCACTTCGATCATGCTGATCACCCACGATCTGGGCGTCGTCTCGCAGGTATGCCAGCGGGTGGTCGTCATGTACGCGGGCGAAGTCGTGGAGACAGGGACCACCGAAGAAGTACTGCGCCAGCCGAAGCATCCGTACACCAAGGCGCTCATCGGCGCACTCCCCGATCTCGCACAGCCCGATCAGCCGCTTTCGGCTATCCCGGGAGAATCGCCCGACCTGCGCAATCGGCCCCTCGGATGCGTCTTCGCTTCTCGCTGCGCCCATGCGCTGCCCATTTGTATCGAAGAGCCTCCTGTACTGGAGCCTGCCTTTATCGAAGCCACTACTCATCACGTTGCATGCTGGAGGAGGGACACAGAATGA
- a CDS encoding ABC transporter permease subunit, with the protein MSGMTAKTESISTVATKKAVNPFWYKIRKNPLTLFGLFLLLVILLASLFAPLISSYDPTKINIAQRFAPPSADHWFGTDEVGRDIFTRILYGARLSLGVGVAVVFGAGLVGTVIGAISGYFGGKLDQLIMRLMDIVLAFPSLVLAMAVAATLGPNLQNAMLAIAIIKIPVYVRLARAETLALREKLFVKAAVTFGIKPWRIIARHIIPNAISPVVIQVTLDIGDAILLVATLGFLGLGAQPPTPEWGAMISIGWKYLLDYWWYPTFPGLALFLASCGFNLIGDGIRDILDPKANR; encoded by the coding sequence ATGTCTGGCATGACTGCGAAAACAGAAAGCATATCGACAGTAGCAACCAAGAAGGCGGTCAACCCCTTTTGGTATAAAATCCGGAAGAACCCGCTGACCTTGTTTGGCTTGTTCCTGCTGCTCGTCATCCTGCTGGCTTCGCTCTTCGCGCCGCTGATCAGCTCATACGATCCAACCAAGATCAACATCGCGCAGCGGTTCGCTCCCCCCAGTGCAGACCACTGGTTTGGCACCGACGAGGTCGGCAGGGACATTTTCACGCGAATCCTGTACGGCGCGCGCCTTTCGCTAGGCGTCGGCGTGGCCGTCGTATTCGGCGCCGGCCTTGTCGGCACCGTGATCGGAGCGATCTCCGGCTATTTCGGCGGCAAGCTCGATCAGCTCATCATGCGCCTCATGGATATCGTGCTGGCGTTTCCTTCTCTCGTGCTGGCCATGGCGGTAGCCGCTACGCTCGGTCCCAACCTGCAAAACGCCATGCTGGCCATTGCCATCATCAAAATTCCTGTGTACGTCCGACTGGCGCGGGCCGAGACGCTCGCCCTGCGGGAAAAACTGTTCGTCAAAGCTGCTGTCACTTTCGGAATCAAGCCTTGGCGCATTATCGCCCGACACATCATCCCAAACGCGATCTCCCCTGTCGTCATCCAGGTCACCCTGGACATCGGCGACGCCATCCTGCTGGTCGCTACCCTCGGCTTCCTCGGTCTGGGAGCACAGCCGCCTACACCGGAGTGGGGCGCGATGATCAGCATCGGCTGGAAGTACTTGCTCGACTACTGGTGGTACCCGACTTTTCCAGGGCTTGCACTATTTTTGGCTTCCTGCGGCTTTAATCTCATCGGCGACGGAATCCGGGACATTCTGGATCCGAAAGCCAACCGTTGA
- a CDS encoding ABC transporter permease has protein sequence MRQIIAKRLSMLVLVLLGVTLITFFLSHVIPGDPARMMVGQRASEETLQEVRRQLGLDQPVWVQYFTYMQGLLAGDFGNSIRTQQPVVDDLIKFFPATLELALTAFIIAIVIGIPIGILSAVKKDTGWDHTGRFFSIAGISTPVFWSGLIGILIFYKFFDLLPSSGRIDLTVTPPTTITGLYLFDSLVTGNWAAFGNSLWHLALPACTLAFAQLAIVTRQVRASMLEVLGQEYIRTALANGIHGPVLLFRYALRNALIPTITVVGLSFGSLLGGAVVTETIFSWPGMGKYVVESIAFLDFPAIMGFTFVISFGYVIINLLVDLTYYALDPQIKE, from the coding sequence GTGAGACAAATCATCGCCAAACGCCTCTCCATGCTCGTGCTGGTCCTTTTGGGTGTGACGCTCATCACGTTTTTCCTGTCCCACGTCATCCCCGGAGACCCTGCGCGAATGATGGTAGGCCAACGCGCCAGTGAGGAAACGCTGCAGGAAGTCCGCCGTCAATTGGGCCTAGACCAGCCGGTCTGGGTCCAATATTTTACCTACATGCAAGGACTTCTCGCAGGCGACTTCGGCAACTCGATCCGCACGCAGCAGCCGGTTGTCGACGATTTGATCAAATTTTTCCCCGCTACGCTGGAGCTTGCCTTGACCGCCTTCATCATCGCCATCGTCATCGGCATTCCGATCGGCATTTTGTCCGCCGTCAAGAAAGATACGGGCTGGGATCATACCGGACGGTTCTTTTCCATCGCCGGCATCTCCACTCCCGTCTTCTGGAGCGGTTTGATCGGCATTTTGATCTTCTACAAGTTTTTTGATCTGCTGCCTTCGAGCGGCCGCATCGATTTGACCGTGACCCCGCCGACTACAATCACCGGACTGTACCTGTTTGACAGCCTCGTGACGGGCAACTGGGCCGCCTTTGGCAACAGCCTGTGGCATCTCGCCCTGCCTGCGTGCACGCTCGCTTTCGCCCAGCTCGCCATCGTCACCCGGCAGGTCCGCGCCAGCATGCTGGAGGTGCTCGGTCAGGAATACATTCGGACCGCTCTCGCCAACGGCATTCACGGACCCGTCCTTCTGTTCCGCTACGCTTTGCGCAATGCGCTGATACCCACGATTACCGTCGTCGGCCTCTCCTTCGGATCCTTGCTCGGCGGAGCCGTCGTGACGGAAACCATTTTCAGCTGGCCCGGCATGGGAAAATACGTGGTCGAATCCATCGCCTTTCTCGATTTCCCGGCGATCATGGGCTTCACGTTTGTCATTTCGTTCGGATATGTCATCATCAACCTGCTCGTGGACCTCACCTATTACGCACTCGATCCACAGATCAAGGAATAG
- a CDS encoding ABC transporter substrate-binding protein, which yields MKRRWSFSFPSLLLVLSLLVAACSGTPANQAQGDAKPAENKPAEPAKTAASSTPADTLFVGITADQGTLDPAVTFDNGAWKITYPAYQRLVEYDGATTEVKPGLAKEWKVSDDGLNWTFTLAEGNKFADGTPVTAEAVKFTFDRTLKIKKGPADVYSVIKEVKVDSPTSVTFVLSKNFPPFLSTLAANYGGIVNPKVMEKEQNGDLGQNYLANNTMGSGPYQLTEWRKGEYIKLTVNPNSSVKPALQNIFFKIIPDATAQRLQLEQGEIDIAEGIPNEQLKALKDSPNIDVLQQPSLFVDYIYVNSSKGNEALKNPKVRQALSYAIDYDALTESVQEGYATQMRGPIPKGLWGYDESSFQYKRDVEKAKSLLAEAGVSNLTLDLLYSDNKAWWETEALALQAFFSDIGVKLNLKKIAYATSREMIDKGEFDLAMGVWSPDFGDPYMFMNYWFDSVNFGLAGNRAFYKNDKVDELVRKAASVNDKAEREKLYQEAQKIVIDEAPYLYLYQKDFLLPVSKSVKGFVYNPMLEGIYNLAEMSK from the coding sequence TTGAAGCGCAGATGGTCTTTTTCCTTCCCTTCACTTCTGCTCGTCCTTTCCTTGCTGGTCGCCGCATGCAGCGGCACGCCGGCGAACCAGGCCCAAGGCGATGCCAAGCCCGCGGAAAACAAGCCCGCCGAGCCGGCGAAAACGGCGGCGTCCTCTACGCCTGCCGACACGCTGTTCGTAGGGATCACAGCCGATCAGGGCACGCTTGACCCCGCTGTCACGTTTGACAACGGAGCCTGGAAAATCACGTATCCCGCCTACCAGCGGCTGGTCGAGTACGACGGTGCCACCACCGAAGTGAAGCCAGGGCTGGCAAAGGAATGGAAAGTGAGCGATGACGGACTCAATTGGACGTTCACGCTCGCCGAAGGCAACAAGTTCGCAGACGGCACTCCAGTCACGGCCGAAGCCGTCAAATTCACCTTTGACCGCACACTCAAGATCAAAAAAGGTCCCGCTGACGTGTACAGCGTGATCAAAGAAGTAAAAGTAGACTCGCCGACCAGCGTCACCTTCGTTCTTTCGAAGAACTTCCCGCCGTTCCTCTCCACCCTGGCAGCCAACTATGGCGGCATCGTCAATCCGAAGGTCATGGAGAAGGAACAAAACGGTGATCTCGGCCAAAACTACCTCGCTAACAACACCATGGGCAGCGGCCCTTACCAGCTCACCGAATGGAGAAAAGGCGAATACATCAAGCTGACGGTAAACCCCAACTCCTCTGTCAAGCCTGCACTCCAGAACATCTTCTTTAAAATCATCCCAGATGCTACCGCACAACGCTTGCAGCTCGAACAAGGCGAGATCGACATCGCCGAAGGCATCCCGAACGAACAGCTCAAAGCTCTCAAAGACTCGCCAAACATCGATGTTCTGCAACAGCCCAGCCTGTTTGTCGACTACATCTACGTCAATTCCTCCAAAGGCAACGAGGCTCTGAAAAACCCGAAGGTTCGCCAAGCGCTCAGCTACGCGATCGACTACGACGCCCTGACCGAATCCGTGCAGGAAGGCTACGCGACGCAAATGCGCGGACCGATTCCGAAAGGGCTGTGGGGCTATGACGAATCCTCCTTCCAGTACAAGCGCGACGTGGAAAAAGCGAAGTCGCTCCTGGCGGAAGCAGGCGTCTCCAACCTGACGCTCGACCTTTTGTACTCCGACAACAAAGCCTGGTGGGAGACGGAAGCGCTGGCCTTGCAGGCATTCTTCTCGGACATCGGCGTGAAGCTGAATTTGAAGAAAATCGCCTACGCCACTTCCCGCGAAATGATCGACAAAGGCGAATTCGACCTGGCCATGGGCGTATGGAGTCCCGACTTCGGCGATCCGTACATGTTCATGAACTACTGGTTTGATTCCGTCAACTTCGGCCTCGCCGGAAACCGCGCCTTCTACAAAAACGACAAGGTGGACGAGCTGGTCCGCAAAGCCGCTTCCGTCAATGACAAGGCAGAGCGCGAAAAGCTGTACCAGGAAGCCCAAAAGATCGTCATCGACGAAGCGCCGTACCTGTACCTGTACCAGAAAGATTTCCTGCTCCCTGTGAGCAAGTCCGTGAAAGGCTTTGTTTACAATCCTATGCTGGAGGGTATCTACAACCTCGCCGAAATGTCTAAATAA
- a CDS encoding M15 family metallopeptidase, which produces MNYPPIPAGHEDRSAHTLTVHECGEAMIPLSTLSPRIAVYPAYYHLGYAGTQTEAYLREGAAARLVSAADKLPDGHQLVVLDGWRSYEVQASIYETFRQSLIAQGWSDEEAIVSELSKFVAKPTTDVEKPSPHLSGGAVDLTIAGPDGWLEMGTEFDDFSERAMTRHYEELSSPTETDCEIRRNRRLLYHIMIEAGFVNYSQEWWHYEYGTLSWARKTNQQPIYGGILSMDEKNVEEQ; this is translated from the coding sequence ATGAACTATCCCCCGATCCCTGCCGGACACGAAGATCGCTCGGCACACACTCTCACCGTCCACGAATGCGGCGAGGCAATGATCCCCCTCTCCACCCTTTCTCCACGGATCGCCGTCTATCCCGCCTACTACCATCTCGGCTACGCAGGCACCCAGACCGAGGCGTATTTGCGGGAAGGCGCCGCTGCGAGGCTCGTCTCTGCTGCGGACAAGCTGCCAGATGGCCATCAGCTCGTCGTGCTGGACGGCTGGAGATCCTATGAGGTGCAAGCCTCTATCTACGAAACGTTTCGCCAATCCCTGATCGCCCAAGGCTGGAGCGATGAGGAGGCGATCGTGAGCGAGCTCAGCAAGTTCGTCGCCAAACCGACGACCGATGTCGAAAAACCGTCTCCCCACCTGAGCGGAGGAGCCGTCGACCTGACGATTGCCGGGCCTGATGGCTGGCTGGAAATGGGTACGGAGTTTGACGACTTTAGCGAGCGCGCCATGACACGGCACTATGAGGAGCTCTCTTCGCCTACGGAAACAGATTGCGAGATTCGGCGCAACAGGCGCCTCCTCTATCACATCATGATCGAAGCCGGCTTCGTCAACTACTCGCAGGAGTGGTGGCACTACGAATACGGCACCCTCTCCTGGGCGCGCAAAACGAACCAGCAGCCGATTTACGGAGGAATCTTGTCGATGGATGAAAAAAATGTTGAAGAACAGTAA
- a CDS encoding cysteine hydrolase family protein: MSKKSALLIIDVQEYLIEHAYQGQALAERIGKLAARARALQIPVLYVQHCESEGEFSIGTPTWQIHHSVTPEQHEPVIHKWACDSFLDTPLLDELASRDINHLVITGLQTEYCIDTTCRRAISLGFDVTLVQDAHSTLDSRVLSAEQIIAHHNAVLTGFGTEKNSITAAGSDSVFQ, encoded by the coding sequence ATGAGCAAAAAATCGGCACTGTTGATCATTGATGTGCAAGAGTATCTGATCGAGCATGCTTACCAGGGCCAGGCCTTGGCGGAACGGATCGGGAAACTGGCTGCGCGGGCCCGCGCTTTGCAGATCCCCGTCCTGTACGTGCAGCATTGCGAGAGCGAAGGCGAGTTTTCGATCGGGACTCCCACCTGGCAGATCCACCATTCGGTTACGCCCGAGCAACATGAGCCAGTGATTCACAAGTGGGCCTGCGATTCTTTTCTCGACACGCCCCTGTTAGACGAGCTTGCTTCAAGAGACATCAATCATCTGGTCATCACCGGTCTGCAAACCGAATACTGCATCGATACTACCTGCAGACGGGCCATTTCCCTCGGCTTCGATGTCACCCTCGTTCAAGACGCTCATTCGACCCTGGATAGCCGCGTGCTTTCAGCCGAGCAGATCATCGCCCACCACAATGCGGTCCTCACTGGCTTCGGCACGGAGAAAAACAGCATTACGGCAGCGGGCTCGGACAGCGTGTTCCAGTAA
- the cobO gene encoding cob(I)yrinic acid a,c-diamide adenosyltransferase: protein MNKQDAKRGLLLVYTGDGKGKTTAALGLAVRATGRGKKVLMVQFIKSPERTYGEKIVFDKLGIEIVQKGIGFTWTKTPEEHRAALKEAWSYAREQLLGGAYDVVIFDELNNALAIDRFPIDDVLPLADVLETIKNRPSHIHLVITGRSARQEIIDMADLVTEMKPVKHYYDEGIPAVLGVEF from the coding sequence ATGAATAAACAAGACGCTAAACGCGGCCTGCTCCTGGTCTACACGGGAGACGGCAAAGGGAAGACGACGGCGGCCCTCGGTCTGGCTGTACGCGCCACCGGACGCGGGAAAAAAGTGCTGATGGTGCAGTTCATCAAGTCGCCGGAGCGGACGTACGGGGAAAAGATCGTGTTTGACAAGCTCGGGATCGAGATCGTGCAAAAGGGCATCGGCTTTACGTGGACGAAGACGCCAGAGGAGCATCGCGCTGCCCTGAAGGAAGCGTGGAGCTATGCGCGGGAGCAGCTGCTTGGCGGCGCCTATGACGTCGTGATCTTCGACGAGCTGAACAACGCCTTGGCCATCGACCGCTTTCCGATCGACGATGTACTGCCCCTCGCGGATGTGCTGGAAACCATCAAGAACAGACCCAGCCATATCCACCTCGTGATCACGGGACGAAGCGCCCGCCAGGAAATCATCGACATGGCGGACCTGGTCACGGAAATGAAGCCGGTCAAGCATTACTACGACGAAGGTATCCCGGCGGTGCTGGGGGTCGAATTCTGA
- the cobD gene encoding threonine-phosphate decarboxylase CobD produces the protein MEVLERYGHGGDLLTAAQRFDVAAGDFLDYSANINPLGMPDSVKQMLLASLGDVTRYPDPGHRVFRQALASRLNVPEECLLPANGAAEAMALAVLGLQPRTVGVVYPCFSEYAQLARQFDAQVVGICGMEENGYKPDMSELRRLFEETDMIFVGSPNNPTGIVYQPDELLQMADWAQQTKTWLVVDEAFLDFVEEERQYSLAGQLDRFPHVILMRSMTKMYAIPGLRLGYAIAHPEVIGRMREKQVSWSVNALALRAGELCLAEREYEQRTRDLIAEERAYLSGFIRGELGWTVWAGEANFLLLRLPAEMTAGQLQERLGKKGILIRSCAMYPGLTDHDVRIAVRGREENERLTSALREVWREGRWAK, from the coding sequence ATGGAGGTGCTGGAAAGATACGGCCATGGCGGCGACCTGCTGACGGCAGCGCAGCGGTTTGACGTGGCTGCCGGCGATTTCCTCGACTATAGCGCCAACATCAACCCGCTGGGAATGCCGGACAGCGTCAAGCAAATGCTGCTCGCTTCCCTGGGCGATGTGACGCGCTACCCGGATCCGGGGCACCGGGTATTTCGCCAGGCGCTTGCATCTCGCCTGAACGTGCCAGAGGAGTGCCTTCTGCCTGCGAACGGAGCCGCGGAGGCGATGGCGCTCGCGGTACTCGGGCTGCAGCCGCGGACGGTTGGGGTGGTGTATCCCTGCTTTTCCGAATACGCGCAGCTGGCCAGGCAGTTTGATGCACAGGTCGTTGGCATATGCGGCATGGAGGAAAACGGGTACAAGCCGGACATGAGCGAGCTGCGTCGGCTGTTTGAGGAAACCGACATGATTTTCGTCGGCTCTCCAAACAATCCGACGGGGATCGTGTACCAGCCTGATGAATTGCTGCAAATGGCGGACTGGGCGCAGCAGACGAAAACGTGGCTGGTCGTGGACGAAGCCTTCCTCGACTTTGTGGAGGAGGAGCGGCAGTACTCGCTGGCCGGGCAGCTCGACCGCTTTCCGCACGTCATCCTCATGCGTTCGATGACCAAGATGTACGCGATTCCCGGCCTGCGTCTCGGCTATGCCATCGCCCATCCGGAGGTGATCGGCCGCATGCGCGAAAAGCAGGTGAGCTGGAGCGTCAATGCGCTGGCGCTGCGGGCGGGAGAGCTGTGCCTCGCGGAGCGGGAGTACGAGCAGCGAACGCGGGACTTGATCGCAGAAGAGCGTGCGTATCTGAGCGGTTTCATTCGCGGTGAGCTGGGATGGACGGTATGGGCGGGGGAAGCGAACTTTTTGCTGCTCCGCCTGCCTGCCGAAATGACAGCCGGGCAGTTGCAGGAGCGGCTCGGCAAAAAAGGCATTTTGATCCGCAGCTGCGCGATGTATCCCGGCTTGACCGATCACGACGTACGGATCGCGGTCCGGGGGCGGGAAGAGAACGAACGGCTGACATCCGCTCTGCGTGAAGTTTGGCGCGAGGGAAGGTGGGCGAAGTGA
- the cobU gene encoding bifunctional adenosylcobinamide kinase/adenosylcobinamide-phosphate guanylyltransferase, whose translation MSLILVTGGVRSGKSRFAEELAQQASESVLYVATGEAWDGEMSARIERHRARRPASWGCVEVGGRLDESLPACSGYDVVLVDCLSTWVSNRLMSVSEEEWRSEAITREVLTDAQEWLAAVAAGSSPGQTVIAVTSEVGLGGVAMNRLGRWFADVLGDVNQMAARQADTVYAVLAGIPWRIKG comes from the coding sequence GTGAGTCTCATACTGGTGACGGGTGGTGTCCGCTCCGGAAAAAGCCGCTTCGCCGAGGAGCTGGCGCAGCAGGCGAGTGAATCCGTGCTCTACGTCGCGACGGGAGAAGCCTGGGATGGCGAAATGTCTGCGAGAATCGAGCGGCATCGGGCTCGCCGTCCTGCGAGCTGGGGCTGCGTCGAGGTCGGCGGCCGACTGGATGAATCGCTGCCCGCCTGCTCCGGATATGACGTCGTCCTCGTGGATTGCCTGTCGACATGGGTGAGCAACCGGCTGATGAGCGTATCGGAAGAGGAGTGGCGCAGCGAAGCGATTACGCGAGAGGTGCTGACAGATGCGCAGGAATGGCTGGCTGCTGTCGCCGCTGGCTCAAGTCCGGGGCAGACCGTCATCGCGGTAACCAGCGAAGTGGGACTCGGCGGCGTAGCGATGAACCGGCTGGGGCGCTGGTTCGCTGATGTGCTGGGCGACGTGAACCAGATGGCTGCCCGGCAGGCGGATACGGTCTACGCAGTTCTGGCGGGGATTCCGTGGAGGATCAAGGGATGA
- the cobS gene encoding adenosylcobinamide-GDP ribazoletransferase, with protein MNAFLHALAFFTRIPVPRLRPSESAWKKSVNWYPAVGIVIGLVLCGVHQAALYCFSPLLAAVLTLAVWVYVTGGLHLDGWMDLADGLGSSRPREQVLAIMKDSRVGAMGVLAAILLLLLKTASVAELSRTDWVLLLLVPFAARTHVLLSIRLWPYLSADKGIGKGISEGLSTGSIWLGYIVLTAAGWLIGGWAAVTAIVVSLLFALWFSRAVAGKLGGLNGDCYGAVIESGEAVMLLILAGSWWT; from the coding sequence ATGAATGCGTTTTTGCACGCGCTTGCGTTTTTTACGAGAATTCCGGTTCCGCGTCTTCGGCCGTCCGAATCTGCCTGGAAGAAAAGCGTCAACTGGTACCCGGCCGTCGGGATCGTGATCGGACTGGTGCTGTGCGGCGTTCACCAGGCGGCGCTCTACTGCTTTAGCCCGCTGCTGGCGGCGGTCTTGACGCTTGCCGTGTGGGTCTACGTCACCGGAGGGCTACATCTGGACGGCTGGATGGACCTCGCGGACGGGCTGGGCAGCAGCCGGCCGCGCGAACAAGTCCTGGCGATCATGAAAGACAGCCGGGTAGGAGCGATGGGAGTGCTGGCAGCGATTTTGCTGCTGCTTCTCAAGACGGCGTCTGTGGCCGAGCTGTCCCGAACCGACTGGGTGCTGCTGCTGCTCGTGCCCTTTGCCGCCCGGACGCATGTGCTGCTGTCCATCCGGCTGTGGCCGTATCTATCGGCAGACAAGGGCATCGGAAAAGGGATCAGCGAAGGGCTTTCTACAGGTTCGATCTGGCTCGGCTACATCGTCCTGACGGCAGCGGGCTGGCTGATCGGAGGCTGGGCGGCCGTGACGGCGATTGTGGTGTCGCTCCTCTTTGCCCTGTGGTTTTCCCGTGCGGTAGCTGGCAAGCTGGGCGGCCTGAACGGCGACTGCTACGGAGCGGTCATAGAGAGCGGCGAAGCGGTCATGCTGCTGATTCTGGCAGGGAGCTGGTGGACATGA
- a CDS encoding histidine phosphatase family protein — MRWLWVRHGETDMNRQKRYLGHSDVPLNERGKGEAVELAKRWTGLIDGPVRLYASDLCRCVQTAQPLAQVWGTQVVTVPALRELSFGDWELFTYEQLMKTDEERATRWYNDPFACSPPNGESLEQLGERVDSWLRGVLAELMHRATGTGDRKTRQPQEEPPKTVVIVTHGGVIRWFQAAWLEQDPGRYWQVDGARHGEALLVDWDGQRWTAQSVTK, encoded by the coding sequence ATGAGATGGCTCTGGGTGCGCCACGGCGAGACGGACATGAACCGGCAGAAGCGGTATCTGGGACATAGCGACGTGCCGCTGAACGAGCGGGGAAAAGGCGAAGCGGTAGAGCTGGCGAAGCGATGGACCGGCCTGATCGATGGCCCTGTGCGGCTCTATGCGAGCGACCTGTGCAGATGCGTGCAGACGGCGCAGCCGCTCGCGCAGGTGTGGGGCACGCAGGTAGTGACGGTGCCTGCCCTTCGAGAGTTGTCGTTTGGCGACTGGGAGCTTTTTACATATGAGCAATTGATGAAGACGGACGAGGAACGGGCAACGAGATGGTACAACGATCCCTTCGCCTGTTCCCCGCCCAATGGAGAGAGCCTGGAGCAGCTGGGCGAGAGGGTCGATTCGTGGCTGCGCGGCGTGCTGGCCGAGCTGATGCACAGGGCGACTGGCACTGGCGACAGGAAGACCAGGCAGCCGCAAGAGGAGCCGCCAAAGACGGTGGTCATCGTTACGCACGGCGGGGTCATCCGCTGGTTCCAGGCCGCGTGGCTGGAGCAGGATCCGGGACGCTACTGGCAGGTAGATGGCGCAAGGCACGGTGAGGCGCTTCTGGTGGACTGGGACGGACAGCGCTGGACCGCGCAATCTGTGACGAAGTGA
- the cbiB gene encoding adenosylcobinamide-phosphate synthase CbiB, with translation MNEVLILAAAYLIDRVVGDPRSLPHPVVVIGWWIARLEAVIRAVVKREEHLKAAGILFPLLIVTGSYAVVWLVVWAAAWIHPVLAWLLSAWLISTTIATKGLADAGLEIAKHLAAGDFPAARRSLSMVVGRDTEHLDESEICRGAVETVAENIVDAIVSPLLYAAIGGAPLAMAYRAANTLDSMVGYKNEKYANLGWASARFDDVLNYIPARLTALLLVLASRLQGLDFRQSWRIVRRDAHLHPSPNSGLPEAAVAGALGVQLGGLNFYQGVPSDRARMGDRHRPLAAADILSTVRLMYLASLLCLAICLAIAALLG, from the coding sequence ATGAACGAGGTTTTGATTTTGGCAGCCGCCTATTTGATCGACCGCGTGGTGGGGGATCCGCGCAGCTTGCCGCATCCCGTGGTCGTCATCGGCTGGTGGATCGCGCGGCTGGAGGCTGTCATCCGTGCGGTGGTCAAACGGGAAGAACACTTGAAAGCGGCGGGGATTCTGTTTCCGCTGCTGATCGTAACCGGCAGCTACGCGGTGGTCTGGCTGGTCGTCTGGGCGGCTGCGTGGATTCATCCGGTGCTCGCCTGGCTATTGAGCGCCTGGCTCATCTCCACGACGATCGCCACCAAGGGCCTGGCGGACGCGGGTCTGGAAATTGCAAAGCATCTGGCGGCGGGCGATTTTCCGGCTGCGAGGCGCTCGCTATCCATGGTAGTCGGCCGTGATACCGAACATTTGGACGAATCGGAAATTTGCCGAGGGGCTGTGGAGACTGTAGCGGAAAACATCGTGGACGCGATCGTCTCGCCGCTGCTATACGCGGCCATCGGAGGGGCGCCGCTTGCGATGGCCTATCGGGCGGCCAACACGCTAGATTCGATGGTCGGCTACAAAAACGAGAAGTACGCCAATCTCGGCTGGGCGTCGGCCCGTTTTGACGACGTGCTGAATTACATCCCCGCCCGGCTCACCGCCCTTCTTTTGGTGCTGGCCAGCCGGCTGCAGGGACTGGACTTTCGGCAAAGCTGGAGAATCGTTCGCCGGGATGCGCATTTGCACCCGAGTCCCAACAGCGGCTTGCCGGAAGCGGCGGTAGCAGGTGCCTTGGGCGTCCAGCTCGGGGGGCTCAATTTTTACCAGGGGGTACCGTCCGATCGGGCCCGAATGGGCGATCGGCATAGGCCGCTCGCGGCAGCAGATATTCTTTCGACGGTGCGGCTGATGTACCTCGCTTCCCTGCTTTGCCTGGCCATCTGTCTGGCGATCGCCGCCTTGCTCGGATAG